A DNA window from Pyrus communis chromosome 3, drPyrComm1.1, whole genome shotgun sequence contains the following coding sequences:
- the LOC137727248 gene encoding tryptophan aminotransferase-related protein 4-like, which yields MGKAQSSYAVILAFSLLVNLLVYTDGERELSWSKRAAQEAEQVAAISCSGHGRAYLDGLVLYGIKPVCECNPCYGGPDCSMFLTDCAANAGSGDPYFLEPFWMQRAAKSAILVAGWHRMGYTFPDGSYISTQLEASIHKVHAIVGNAVTKGKYIIFGAGSTQLLNAAVHALALENNSSSPATVVASIPYYRLYKTQTEFFRSVDYQFEGDATSLQNISDAGNVIEFVTSPNNPDGKLNKAVLQGPNSSAIYDRVYYWPHFTAIPTAANDDLMIFTLSKLTGHAGTRFGWAVVKNKSVYQTMTEYISESSNGISRDAQLRALKLLNVVLETGGREIFEFGYDTMKNRWEKLTNTLSVSNRFSLQKIEPQYCTYFQKIREPSPAYAWVKCEREEDKDCYKILEEAKVNGRRGSVYAAEERYVRLSLIRSQDDFDILIQRLSQLVKE from the exons ATGGGTAAGGCACAAAGCTCCTACGCTGTTATCCTGGCATTTTCTTTACTTGTTAATCTATTGGTATATACGGATGGAGAGCGGGAACTGAGTTGGAGCAAAAGAGCAGCACAAGAAGCTGAGCAGGTGGCCGCCATCTCTTGCTCAGGCCATGGAAGAGCCTACTTGGACGGGTTGGTTCTTTATGGAATCAAACCTGTTTGTGAGTGCAATCCTTGCTATGGAGGCCCCGACTGCTCTATGTTTTTAACTGATTGTGCAGCAAATGCTGGAAG TGGGGATCCATATTTCTTGGAGCCATTTTGGATGCAACGTGCAGCTAAAAGTGCAATTCTAGTAGCAGGGTGGCATAGAATGGGGTATACCTTTCCTGATGGTTCTTACATATCAACGCAGCTCGAGGCGAGCATCCATAAAGTACATGCCATAGTTGGAAACGCGGTCACTAaaggaaaatatattatttttggtGCTGGCTCAACCCAACTTCTCAACGCTGCAGTTCACGCACTCGCTCTTGAGAATAATTCCTCCTCACCTGCAACTGTTGTTGCTTCAATTCCTTACTACAGG CTTTACAAGACACAAACGGAATTTTTCAGATCAGTGGACTATCAGTTTGAAGGAGATGCAACATCATTGCAGAACATTTCAGATGCAGGCAACGTTATTGAGTTTGTAACCTCACCAAACAATCCAGATGGGAAGCTGAATAAGGCAGTTCTTCAGGGCCCCAATTCCTCTGCGATCTATGATCGTGTCTATTATTGGCCACATTTTACAGCGATTCCAACTGCAGCAAATGATGATCTAATGATATTTACACTTTCCAAGCTCACTGGCCATGCTGGCACAAGATTTGG ATGGGCAGTGGTAAAGAATAAGTCTGTGTATCAAACAATGACGGAGTATATTAGTGAAAGCAGCAATGGCATTTCTCGGGATGCTCAGCTAAGGGCTTTGAAACTTCTGAATGTAGTTCTCGAAACTGGAGGCAGGGAAATCTTTGAATTCGGATACGACACTATGAAGAACCGCTGGGAAAAATTGACCAACACCCTGTCTGTTTCCAATCGCTTTTCTCTACAGAAAATTGAACCCCAATATTGCACTTATTTTCAGAAAATTAGAGAACCCTCACCAG CTTATGCGTGGGTGAAGTGCGAGAGGGAAGAAGATAAAGATTGCTACAAAATACTGGAAGAAGCAAAAGTTAATGGGCGTAGAGGTAGCGTGTATGCAGCTGAAGAGCGCTATGTCCGTCTCAGCCTCATAAGGAGCCAAGATGACTTTGACATACTAATTCAGCGACTAAGCCAGTTGGTCAAGGAATAA